Proteins from a genomic interval of Equus quagga isolate Etosha38 chromosome 11, UCLA_HA_Equagga_1.0, whole genome shotgun sequence:
- the CA4 gene encoding carbonic anhydrase 4: MWLLLALLVLTTARPLASAESHWCYEIQAEASNHTCQGPNLWGDDCQKDHQSPINIDTTKAEVNLDLGPFSFSGYDQKQQWDVENNGHSVVVWLEDKPIISGGGLNAQYRAQQLHLHWSNKMNRGSEHTFDGHRFAMEMHVVHQKQNGTSRIKTKAEDPDEIAVLAFMVQAGSKNDGFQPLVEVLSEIPKPEMRTTMKESISLWDLLPQEEKLRHYFRYLGSLTTPGCQEKVVWTVFKEPIQLHEDQILAFSQKLYYDNEQKLSMTENVRPLQDLGQRPVFKSQAPGQLLPLPLTTLLAPTLTCLMAGFLQ, translated from the exons ATGTGGCTGCTGCTTGCGCTCCTGGTTCTCACCACCGCCCGGCCTCTGGCCAGCGCAG agTCACACTGGTGCTACGAGATTCAAGCTGAGGCCTCCAACCACACCTGCCAGG GCCCAAACCTGTGGGGTGACGACTGCCAGAAGGACCACCAGTCCCCCATCAACATCGACACCACCAAGGCCGAGGTGAACCTAGACCTGGGACCCTTCTCCTTCTCCGGCTATGACCAGAAGCAACAGTGGGATGTTGAAAACAATGGGCACTCAG TGGTAGTGTGGCTGGAGGACAAGCCCATAATTTCTGGAGGAGGACTGAACGCCCAGTACCGGGCCCAGCAGCTGCACCTGCATTGGTCCAACAAGATGAATAGAGGCTCAGAGCACACCTTCGATGGGCATCGCTTTGCCATGGAG ATGCACGTAGTACATCAGAAACAGAATGGGACATCGAGGATCAAGACAAAGGCCGAGGACCCAGATGAGATTGCAGTGCTGGCCTTCATGGTGCAG GCTGGATCCAAGAATGATGGCTTCCAGCCCCTGGTGGAGGTGCTGTCTGAGATCCCCAAACCCG AAATGAGAACCACGATGAAAGAGAGCATCAGCCTGTGGGACCTGCTCCCccaggaggagaaactgaggcactacTTCCGCTACCTGGGCTCCCTCACCACGCCGGGCTGCCAGGAGAAGGTCGTCTGGACCGTGTTCAAGGAGCCCATTCAGCTTCATGAGGACCAG ATCCTTGCATTCTCCCAGAAGCTGTACTACGACAATGAGCAGAAACTGAGTATGACGGAAAACGTCAGGCCCCTGCAGGACCTGGGGCAGCGCCCGGTGTTCAAGTCCCAGGCCCCTGGACAGCTGCTGCCCTTGCCCTTGACAACCCTGCTGGCCCCCACACTCACCTGCCTGATGGCTGGCTTCCTCCAGTGA